One Streptomyces sp. L2 genomic window carries:
- a CDS encoding 3'-5' exonuclease, whose protein sequence is MGWHRELLIGFDLETTGTDPHESRIVTGAVIEVRAGEPLGRREWLADPGVPIPADAVAVHGISSERAAAEGRPADQVADAIAEALTGYWKTGVPVVAYNAVFDLTLLSAELRRHGLPSLADRLGGALPAPVIDPYTIDRSVDRYRRGKRNLEAVCGEYGVVLDAAHNAMSDALAAARLASAIAVRHPKIAALGPAELHRHQIEWYAAWAADFEAFLRRKGNADAVVEGLWPLREPAEARPV, encoded by the coding sequence ATGGGCTGGCACCGGGAACTGCTGATCGGCTTCGACCTGGAGACGACGGGGACGGACCCGCACGAGTCCCGCATCGTCACCGGCGCGGTCATCGAGGTCAGGGCCGGGGAGCCGCTGGGCCGCCGCGAATGGCTGGCGGACCCGGGCGTCCCGATCCCGGCCGACGCGGTCGCGGTGCACGGCATCAGCAGCGAGCGGGCGGCAGCCGAGGGCAGACCGGCCGACCAGGTCGCGGACGCCATCGCCGAGGCGCTGACCGGCTACTGGAAGACGGGCGTCCCGGTCGTCGCCTACAACGCGGTCTTCGACCTCACCCTGCTCTCGGCCGAGCTGCGCCGGCACGGCCTGCCGTCCCTCGCGGACCGGCTGGGCGGCGCCCTGCCCGCCCCCGTCATCGACCCCTACACCATCGACCGCTCGGTCGACCGCTACCGGCGCGGCAAGCGGAACCTGGAAGCGGTCTGCGGCGAGTACGGCGTGGTCCTCGACGCGGCACACAACGCGATGTCCGACGCCCTGGCCGCGGCCCGCCTCGCCTCGGCGATAGCCGTCCGCCACCCCAAGATCGCCGCCCTGGGTCCGGCGGAGCTGCACCGCCACCAGATCGAGTGGTACGCGGCGTGGGCGGCGGACTTCGAGGCGTTCCTGCGCCGCAAGGGCAACGCGGACGCGGTGGTCGAGGGGCTGTGGCCGCTGCGCGAGCCGGCTGAGGCGCGACCGGTGTAG
- the glgX gene encoding glycogen debranching protein GlgX yields the protein MQVWPGEAYPLGATYDGAGTNFAVFTEAAHRVELCLLHDDGSETAVELRESDAFVRHAYLPGVMPGQRYGFRAHGPYEPARGLRCNSAKLLLDPYAKAVSGSVRWGEEVYGYHFGAPEERNDLDSAPHTMTSVVINPYFDWGDDRPPRTEYHHTVIYEAHVKGLTMRHPGLPEELRGTYAGLAHPVIIEHLTKLGVTALELMPVHQFVNDHRLVDMGLNNYWGYNTIGFFAPHNAYASWGDRGQQVLEFKSAVRALHEAGIEVILDVVYNHTAEGNHLGPTLSFKGLDNPSYYRLTHDPRYYMDTTGTGNSLLMRSPHVLQMIMDSLRYWVTEMHVDGFRFDLAATLARQFHEVDRLSSFFDLVQQDPVVSQVKLIAEPWDVGEGGYQVGNFPPLWTEWNGMYRDTVRDLWRGEPRTLAEFASRLTGSSDLYQDDGRRPLASINFVTCHDGFTLHDLVSYNHKHNRANGEDNRDGEGHNRSWNCGAEGDSDDPAVLRLRARQTRNFLATLMLSQGVPMISHGDEFARTQRGNNNAYCQDNELSWLQWPEEDTELLEFVRAMVWLRRDHPVLRRRRFFHGRPVEGTHDELSDIAWFTPEGEEMTQRDWESAPASALAVFLNGNAISEPGPRGERIADDSFLLMFNASPQELDFVVPADHGRQWQVVVNTARPEGVPPGAGPKVAAGERLTLVDRSLTVLQRPA from the coding sequence ATGCAGGTCTGGCCTGGAGAGGCGTATCCGCTCGGCGCCACCTATGACGGCGCCGGGACCAACTTCGCGGTCTTCACGGAGGCCGCGCACCGAGTAGAGCTGTGTCTGCTGCACGACGACGGCTCGGAGACGGCGGTGGAACTGCGCGAGAGCGACGCGTTCGTGCGGCACGCGTACCTGCCGGGCGTGATGCCGGGGCAGCGGTACGGGTTCCGGGCGCACGGCCCGTACGAGCCCGCGCGCGGGCTGCGCTGCAACTCGGCGAAGCTGCTGCTCGACCCGTACGCGAAGGCGGTCAGCGGGTCCGTGCGGTGGGGCGAGGAGGTGTACGGCTACCACTTCGGCGCCCCCGAGGAGCGCAACGACCTGGACTCGGCGCCGCACACCATGACCTCGGTGGTGATCAATCCGTACTTCGACTGGGGCGACGACCGGCCGCCGCGCACCGAGTACCACCACACGGTGATCTACGAGGCCCACGTCAAGGGCCTGACCATGCGTCACCCGGGGCTGCCGGAGGAGCTGCGCGGCACCTACGCGGGCCTCGCCCATCCGGTGATCATCGAACACTTGACCAAGCTCGGTGTGACGGCGCTGGAGCTGATGCCCGTACACCAGTTCGTGAACGACCACCGGCTGGTCGACATGGGCCTGAACAACTACTGGGGCTACAACACCATCGGCTTCTTCGCCCCGCACAACGCGTACGCCTCCTGGGGCGACCGCGGCCAGCAGGTCCTGGAGTTCAAGTCGGCGGTCCGGGCGCTGCACGAGGCCGGGATCGAGGTCATCCTCGACGTGGTCTACAACCACACGGCCGAGGGCAACCACCTGGGCCCGACCCTGTCGTTCAAGGGCCTGGACAACCCGTCGTACTACCGCCTCACCCACGACCCGCGCTACTACATGGACACCACGGGCACCGGGAACTCGCTGCTCATGCGGTCCCCGCACGTCCTGCAAATGATCATGGACTCGCTGCGGTACTGGGTCACCGAGATGCACGTGGACGGCTTCCGCTTCGACCTCGCGGCCACGCTGGCCCGGCAGTTCCACGAGGTGGACCGGCTTTCGTCGTTCTTCGACCTGGTGCAGCAGGACCCGGTGGTCTCCCAGGTGAAGCTGATCGCCGAGCCGTGGGACGTGGGCGAGGGCGGCTACCAGGTGGGCAACTTCCCGCCGCTGTGGACCGAGTGGAACGGCATGTACCGCGACACGGTGCGGGACCTGTGGCGGGGCGAGCCGCGTACGCTCGCCGAGTTCGCCTCCCGGCTGACCGGCTCCTCCGACCTGTACCAGGACGACGGGCGCCGTCCGCTGGCCTCCATCAACTTCGTGACCTGCCACGACGGGTTCACCCTGCACGACCTGGTGTCCTACAACCACAAGCACAACCGCGCCAACGGCGAGGACAACCGGGACGGCGAGGGCCACAACCGGTCCTGGAACTGCGGGGCGGAGGGCGACAGCGACGACCCGGCCGTACTGCGGCTGCGCGCCCGGCAGACGCGGAACTTCCTCGCCACCCTGATGCTGTCCCAGGGCGTGCCGATGATCAGCCACGGCGACGAGTTCGCCCGCACCCAGCGGGGCAACAACAACGCCTACTGCCAGGACAACGAGCTGTCCTGGCTCCAGTGGCCCGAGGAGGACACCGAGCTGCTGGAGTTCGTCCGGGCGATGGTGTGGCTGCGCCGGGACCACCCGGTGCTCAGGCGGCGCCGCTTCTTCCACGGCCGGCCGGTGGAGGGCACCCATGACGAGCTGTCCGACATCGCCTGGTTCACTCCCGAGGGCGAGGAGATGACCCAGCGGGACTGGGAGTCCGCTCCCGCCTCGGCGCTGGCGGTGTTCCTCAACGGCAACGCGATCTCCGAACCCGGCCCGCGCGGGGAGCGGATCGCCGACGACTCCTTCCTGCTGATGTTCAACGCCTCCCCGCAGGAGCTGGACTTCGTGGTGCCGGCCGACCACGGCCGGCAGTGGCAGGTGGTCGTCAACACCGCCCGGCCGGAGGGCGTGCCGCCGGGCGCGGGCCCGAAGGTCGCGGCCGGCGAACGGCTGACGCTGGTGGACCGCAGCCTGACGGTGCTGCAGCGGCCGGCGTGA
- a CDS encoding copper amine oxidase, with translation MRTTTMGRARTRAAVGLGVAALTAGATVQAGPAAARPQAAPAAAAAPCSTAYKIEQKLSSGTTWRMCWRYDSGAGLVLDDVSYQPKGESKPIKVLNSARLAQIDVPYDDGSVEYDDLTGFGFAQGLVNLAPGECPGGTIRTIKVPDAWDPRHPNVKGLCTTTRSRGHAYRMQGDSANKIFQAQGKDLLVYTVNQVGWYEYMTEWRFQDDGTINMNVGATGSLSYGDYDAGDGRGWPIGKGAKAYATSHSHNVFWRLDFGLDGSSKTRIEQYDSAVTPPARGQAAPTARTTRTKVTKELAGDYKAYRWWRVVSATGKNKDGHARSYEIVPGPTTKYPGRGFTRHDLYFTEYNTCERFASNNPGNCPAGAGKSVDTWVNGQTLAHPVVWMNVGFHHIARDEDQQPMPIHWQGFAVAPRDVTAMNPLTPDALAWQNGHWQPRS, from the coding sequence ATGCGCACAACCACCATGGGCCGGGCACGCACGCGTGCGGCCGTCGGCCTCGGCGTGGCCGCACTGACCGCCGGCGCCACCGTCCAAGCGGGCCCCGCCGCGGCCCGGCCCCAGGCCGCCCCCGCGGCGGCGGCCGCCCCGTGCAGCACCGCCTACAAGATCGAGCAGAAACTCTCGAGCGGCACCACCTGGCGGATGTGCTGGCGCTACGACAGCGGGGCCGGACTCGTCCTGGACGACGTGTCCTACCAGCCCAAGGGCGAGAGCAAGCCGATCAAGGTGCTGAACAGCGCCCGGCTCGCCCAGATCGACGTCCCCTACGACGACGGCAGCGTCGAGTACGACGACCTCACCGGCTTCGGCTTCGCCCAGGGCCTGGTCAACCTCGCGCCCGGCGAATGCCCCGGCGGAACGATCAGGACCATCAAGGTCCCCGACGCCTGGGACCCGCGCCACCCGAACGTCAAGGGCCTGTGCACCACCACCCGTTCACGCGGCCACGCCTACCGCATGCAGGGCGACAGCGCGAACAAGATCTTCCAGGCGCAGGGCAAGGACCTCCTCGTCTACACCGTCAACCAGGTCGGCTGGTACGAGTACATGACCGAATGGCGCTTCCAGGACGACGGCACGATCAACATGAACGTCGGCGCCACCGGCAGCCTCTCCTACGGCGACTACGACGCCGGCGACGGCCGCGGCTGGCCCATCGGCAAGGGCGCCAAGGCCTACGCCACCAGCCACAGCCACAACGTGTTCTGGCGACTGGACTTCGGCCTCGACGGCTCCTCGAAGACGAGGATCGAGCAGTACGACTCGGCCGTCACCCCGCCCGCGCGCGGACAGGCGGCGCCCACCGCCCGGACCACCCGCACCAAGGTCACCAAGGAACTCGCCGGCGACTACAAGGCGTACCGCTGGTGGCGCGTCGTCAGCGCGACCGGCAAGAACAAGGACGGCCACGCCCGCTCGTACGAGATCGTCCCCGGACCCACCACCAAGTACCCGGGCCGCGGCTTCACCAGGCACGATCTCTACTTCACCGAGTACAACACATGCGAACGGTTCGCCAGCAACAATCCGGGCAACTGCCCCGCCGGCGCGGGCAAGTCCGTCGACACATGGGTCAACGGGCAGACCCTGGCTCACCCGGTGGTCTGGATGAACGTCGGCTTCCACCACATCGCCCGGGACGAGGACCAGCAGCCCATGCCGATCCACTGGCAGGGCTTCGCCGTCGCACCCCGCGACGTCACGGCTATGAATCCGCTCACTCCCGACGCCCTGGCGTGGCAGAACGGCCATTGGCAGCCGCGTAGTTGA
- a CDS encoding SAV2148 family HEPN domain-containing protein, giving the protein MGSGGLELPPGDEGHEGNSTDVPPGAVSLARPMDAGSIGPELDWDADAWLEVRTRAQRAGRAYIWLNLVEQRLRAVVAAVLRPVYEPVHGADWVVAAAGPAGQEWVQRAVAVREVSRRKGYLLDPADDNVLSFLTLPQLRELMVQHWPCFEPYFDDRRDVELALDELEVTRNVVSRNRALSEAVLHQAERASARLLETLGTGGDVPSARRLPVDAVEDLVGERYADVVAVHPDRVRLMRQFPAEDIFGGARRLDAIGIGLNLLVQNFSGRRLVRLAESGCRVRLLFLNPASSAVKRRERELGMKRGELSRSVEMNILHMRRVRSRLRDPGAFEIQVYDETPRFSAYLVDGDGADGIAVVQSYLRGARGMESPVLVLRGGSRVVKSDEVGEAGLFPTYREEFELAWADSRPVS; this is encoded by the coding sequence GTGGGCTCGGGAGGGCTGGAGCTGCCGCCTGGTGACGAGGGTCACGAGGGGAACTCCACAGACGTCCCGCCCGGCGCGGTGTCCCTGGCCCGTCCGATGGACGCCGGGTCCATCGGGCCGGAACTGGACTGGGACGCCGACGCGTGGCTGGAGGTGCGCACCCGCGCACAGCGGGCGGGCCGGGCCTACATCTGGCTGAACCTCGTCGAACAGCGGCTGCGCGCGGTCGTCGCCGCCGTGCTGCGCCCCGTCTACGAGCCCGTGCACGGCGCCGACTGGGTGGTCGCCGCGGCCGGCCCCGCCGGGCAGGAGTGGGTGCAGCGGGCGGTCGCCGTCCGGGAGGTCAGCCGCCGCAAGGGCTATCTGCTCGACCCCGCCGACGACAACGTGCTCAGCTTCCTGACGCTGCCGCAGCTGCGCGAGCTGATGGTGCAGCACTGGCCCTGCTTCGAGCCGTACTTCGACGACCGCCGGGACGTCGAACTCGCCCTGGACGAGCTGGAGGTGACCCGCAACGTCGTCTCCCGCAACCGGGCCCTGTCCGAGGCGGTGCTGCACCAGGCCGAGCGGGCCTCCGCCCGGCTGCTGGAGACGCTCGGCACGGGCGGGGACGTGCCCTCCGCGCGCCGGCTGCCCGTCGACGCCGTCGAGGACCTGGTCGGCGAGCGGTACGCGGACGTGGTCGCCGTCCACCCCGACCGGGTGCGGCTGATGCGCCAGTTCCCGGCCGAGGACATCTTCGGCGGCGCCCGCCGGCTGGACGCCATCGGCATCGGCCTCAACCTGCTCGTGCAGAACTTCTCGGGCCGCCGCCTGGTCCGCCTCGCCGAGTCCGGCTGCCGGGTGCGGCTGCTCTTCCTCAACCCGGCCTCCAGCGCCGTCAAGCGCCGCGAGCGCGAACTCGGGATGAAGCGGGGCGAACTGAGCAGGTCGGTCGAGATGAACATCCTGCACATGCGCCGGGTCCGGTCCCGGCTGCGCGACCCGGGCGCCTTCGAGATCCAGGTCTACGACGAGACGCCGCGCTTCAGCGCCTACCTGGTGGACGGCGACGGCGCGGACGGCATAGCGGTGGTCCAGTCCTACCTGCGCGGCGCCCGCGGCATGGAGTCGCCCGTGCTGGTGCTGCGCGGCGGCAGCCGGGTGGTCAAGTCGGACGAGGTGGGCGAAGCCGGCCTCTTCCCCACATACCGCGAGGAATTCGAGCTGGCCTGGGCGGATTCGCGCCCGGTGTCCTGA
- a CDS encoding Tat pathway signal sequence domain protein, producing MRETVRRHLGKVMAAAALAVTGTAVMAAVTLPGTAGADDTAGTAGSGPAARQPGPGADGVRPGVVERAPAEGKNGTGRDPLTDDEIRRVERIALNGHTPAGGENVAGGRGPQRLTVDLADPDAGELDDPDAPRRADATFYDYRSDTLVTETIDLATGKVVRTGTQHGVQPPMSRAENAEAARLLIADPLGAGLKADYRDATGRELTTPGQLLLNGAVYRASPGARPAALDKCGEHRCVRLFPKVVNGPWIDARSLIVDLSARKVVALGRH from the coding sequence GTGCGCGAGACAGTGCGCCGTCACCTGGGGAAGGTGATGGCCGCCGCGGCCCTGGCGGTGACGGGGACGGCGGTGATGGCGGCCGTCACCCTGCCTGGCACGGCGGGGGCGGACGACACGGCGGGCACCGCCGGCTCCGGGCCCGCCGCCCGGCAGCCGGGACCGGGCGCGGACGGGGTACGGCCGGGTGTCGTGGAGCGGGCGCCGGCCGAGGGGAAGAACGGCACCGGGCGCGATCCGCTGACCGACGACGAGATCCGGCGCGTCGAGCGGATCGCGCTGAACGGGCACACGCCGGCCGGCGGCGAGAACGTCGCCGGGGGCCGCGGCCCGCAGCGGCTCACCGTCGACCTCGCCGACCCGGACGCCGGCGAGCTGGACGATCCGGACGCGCCACGCCGGGCGGACGCGACCTTCTACGACTACCGGAGCGACACCCTCGTCACCGAGACGATCGACCTGGCGACCGGCAAGGTCGTCCGGACGGGAACCCAGCACGGCGTGCAGCCGCCGATGAGCCGCGCGGAGAACGCCGAGGCGGCCCGGCTGCTGATCGCCGACCCGCTGGGCGCCGGCCTGAAGGCCGACTACCGGGACGCCACCGGCCGTGAACTCACCACCCCCGGCCAGCTCCTGCTCAACGGCGCGGTCTACCGGGCAAGTCCCGGAGCCCGGCCCGCCGCGCTAGACAAGTGCGGCGAGCACCGCTGCGTACGGCTGTTCCCGAAGGTCGTCAACGGCCCGTGGATCGACGCCCGGTCGCTGATCGTCGACCTCAGCGCCCGCAAGGTCGTCGCACTCGGCCGGCACTGA
- the treY gene encoding malto-oligosyltrehalose synthase, with the protein MTSERPGPGVPTATYRLQLQPAFPFAAAAAAVPYLASLGVSHLHLSPVLEAVPGSTHGYDVVDPARVRAELGGEEGLRALSRTAREHGLGLVLDIVPNHMAMAPRHNHALWEVLREGPASPYARWFDIDWDAQDGRMLLPVLGGPVGTQLEHLTVDGGVLRYFGHAFPLREGTEDLPLPRLLDAQWYRPVWWRLARTELNYRRFFSISELIGVRVEDPEVFDATHATVLRLLDEGVADGLRIDHPDGLADPDTYLARLHEATGGRWTVVEKILADGEHLPASWPVAGTTGYDALRHVDGLFTDATGAYELLGQYRRFAAPQTDRGGNWEATVRRAAYKVLTHELATETDRLTRVAARLCAASPDLALRDRAPWALRTALEELLVRLRVYRPYASQDVSAVVTGEAAEEARLAFVVPEEAEAVDVVRRLLVEPAGDASAPDHADRVELRTRFAQTASALRAKSVEDTAFYRYVPLLSATEVGGAPGSPGVSPDDFHAYCARVQRDWPLTGTVVSTHDTKRSADVRAALSVLTECPGRWAEVLAEVTAAGDGVPDGQLAWAAWQTVFGLGEAEEERVQEALLKHAREAGLYTSWTEQEPPYEEAVAAFVAAGPCGAPGERVAALRKALEPHVRANVLGTALVHLTMPGVPDVYQGTEGEYRALVDPDNRRPVEFPPSLPGEKDALTAAALRLRSRRPGAFGPSATYAPLAAEGRAAGHCLAFARSGEVVTAATRLSLRLADAGGWDETLLPLPPGRWTDLLAPDRRFTGHARVADLFAHLPVALLERTED; encoded by the coding sequence ATGACCTCTGAGCGACCCGGACCGGGAGTGCCGACGGCCACCTACCGGCTGCAGCTCCAGCCCGCCTTCCCGTTCGCCGCCGCCGCGGCCGCCGTACCGTACCTGGCCTCGCTCGGCGTCTCCCACCTGCACCTCTCCCCCGTCCTGGAGGCGGTGCCGGGCTCGACCCACGGCTACGACGTCGTCGACCCCGCGCGCGTGCGGGCCGAACTGGGCGGTGAGGAGGGACTGCGCGCGCTGTCCCGCACGGCGCGGGAGCACGGCCTCGGCCTGGTTCTGGACATCGTGCCGAACCACATGGCCATGGCGCCCCGGCACAACCACGCCCTGTGGGAGGTGCTGCGCGAGGGCCCCGCCTCGCCGTACGCGCGCTGGTTCGACATCGACTGGGACGCGCAGGACGGCCGGATGCTGCTGCCGGTCCTCGGCGGTCCGGTCGGCACCCAGCTGGAGCACCTGACCGTCGACGGCGGGGTGCTGCGCTACTTCGGCCACGCCTTCCCCCTCCGCGAGGGCACCGAGGACCTGCCGCTGCCCCGGCTGCTGGACGCCCAGTGGTACCGGCCCGTGTGGTGGCGGCTGGCCCGCACCGAGCTGAACTACCGGCGCTTCTTCAGCATCTCCGAGCTGATCGGGGTGCGCGTGGAGGACCCCGAGGTGTTCGACGCCACGCACGCCACGGTCCTGCGGCTGCTGGACGAGGGCGTGGCCGACGGCCTGCGGATCGACCACCCGGACGGGCTCGCCGACCCCGACACCTACCTCGCGCGGCTGCACGAGGCCACGGGCGGGCGCTGGACGGTCGTGGAGAAGATCCTCGCCGACGGCGAGCACCTGCCCGCCTCCTGGCCCGTCGCCGGCACCACCGGCTACGACGCCCTGCGCCACGTCGACGGGCTTTTCACGGACGCCACCGGGGCGTACGAACTGCTCGGCCAGTACCGCAGGTTCGCGGCCCCGCAGACGGACCGGGGCGGCAACTGGGAGGCCACGGTGCGGCGCGCCGCCTACAAGGTGCTCACGCACGAGCTGGCCACCGAGACCGACCGGCTCACCCGGGTGGCCGCCCGGCTGTGCGCCGCCTCGCCCGACCTCGCGCTGCGCGACCGGGCGCCCTGGGCGCTGCGCACCGCCCTGGAGGAGCTGCTGGTACGGCTGCGGGTGTACCGGCCGTACGCCTCGCAGGACGTCTCCGCCGTCGTCACCGGGGAGGCCGCCGAGGAGGCCCGGCTGGCGTTCGTGGTGCCCGAGGAGGCGGAGGCCGTCGACGTCGTACGACGGCTGCTCGTCGAGCCGGCCGGTGACGCCTCGGCGCCGGACCACGCGGACCGGGTGGAGCTGCGGACCCGGTTCGCGCAGACCGCGTCGGCGCTGCGTGCCAAGTCGGTGGAGGACACGGCGTTCTACCGCTACGTGCCGCTGCTGTCGGCGACGGAGGTGGGCGGGGCGCCGGGCAGCCCGGGCGTGTCGCCGGACGACTTCCACGCCTACTGCGCGCGCGTGCAGCGCGACTGGCCGCTCACCGGGACGGTCGTGTCCACCCATGACACCAAGCGCAGCGCCGACGTGCGCGCGGCCCTGTCCGTGCTCACCGAGTGCCCCGGACGTTGGGCCGAGGTGCTCGCCGAGGTGACGGCGGCCGGGGACGGCGTCCCCGACGGGCAGCTGGCGTGGGCCGCCTGGCAGACGGTGTTCGGGCTCGGTGAGGCGGAGGAGGAGCGGGTCCAGGAGGCGCTGCTGAAGCACGCGCGCGAGGCGGGCCTCTACACCAGCTGGACGGAGCAGGAGCCGCCCTACGAGGAGGCGGTCGCGGCCTTCGTCGCGGCGGGGCCGTGCGGCGCGCCGGGCGAGCGGGTGGCAGCCCTCCGCAAGGCGTTGGAGCCGCACGTCCGGGCCAACGTCCTGGGCACCGCGCTGGTCCATCTGACGATGCCGGGCGTGCCGGACGTGTACCAGGGCACCGAGGGCGAGTACCGGGCGCTGGTGGACCCCGACAACCGGCGGCCGGTGGAGTTCCCGCCGTCGCTGCCCGGGGAGAAGGACGCGCTCACGGCGGCGGCCCTGCGGCTGCGCTCCCGCCGGCCCGGCGCCTTCGGTCCCTCGGCGACGTACGCCCCGCTGGCCGCGGAGGGCCGGGCGGCCGGGCACTGCCTGGCCTTCGCCCGGTCCGGTGAGGTGGTCACGGCGGCGACCCGGCTGTCGCTCCGGCTGGCGGACGCGGGCGGCTGGGACGAGACGCTGCTGCCCCTGCCGCCGGGCCGGTGGACGGACCTGCTCGCCCCGGACCGGCGGTTCACGGGGCACGCGCGCGTGGCCGACCTGTTCGCACACCTGCCGGTGGCGCTGCTGGAGCGGACGGAGGACTGA